A section of the Castanea sativa cultivar Marrone di Chiusa Pesio chromosome 12, ASM4071231v1 genome encodes:
- the LOC142619793 gene encoding uncharacterized protein LOC142619793 → MGQAFRKLFDTFFGNSEMRVVMLGLDAAGKTTILYKLHIGEVLSTVPTIGFNVEKVQYKNVIFTVWDVGGQEKLRPLWRHYFNNTDGLIYVVDSLDRERIGKAKAEFQAIIKDPFMLNSVILVFANKQDMKGAMTPMEVCEGLGLFDLKNRKWHIQGTCALRGDGLYEGLDWLAGTLKEMKAAGYSSVGTSSF, encoded by the exons GTTGTGATGCTTGGCCTGGATGCAGCCGGCAAAACAACTATATTGTACAAGCTACACATTGGAGAAGTTTTATCAACTGTTCCTACAATTG GTTTCAATGTGGAGAAAGTTCAATATAAGAATGTGATATTCACTGTTTGGGATGTTGGTGGGCAAGAAAAATTGAGGCCACTCTGGAGGCATTACTTTAACAATACAGATGGACTG ATCTATGTTGTTGATTCCTTAGATCGCGAGAGAATTGGAAAAGCAAAGGCAGAGTTTCAG GCCATCATCAAGGATCCATTTATGCTCAACAGTGTTATCTTGGTGTTTGCCAATAAACAAGACATG AAAGGAGCAATGACACCAATGGAAGTATGTGAAGGACTAGGTCTGTTTGATCTCAAGAACAGAAAATGGCATATACAAGGGACTTGTGCGCTTAGGGGAGATGGCCTTTATGAAGGCTTGGACTGGCTAGCTGGAACTCTCAAGGAAATGAAAGCTGCTGGATACTCTTCAGTTGGCACCTCATCTTTCTAA